A genomic segment from Anas platyrhynchos isolate ZD024472 breed Pekin duck chromosome 5, IASCAAS_PekinDuck_T2T, whole genome shotgun sequence encodes:
- the BCL11B gene encoding B-cell lymphoma/leukemia 11B isoform X6: MSRRKQGNPQHLSQREIITRKDEPSSYICTTCKQPFNSAWFLLQHAQNTHGFRIYLETSPSNSSLTPRITIPPPLGPETVAQSPLMNFLGDNNPFNLLRMTGPILREHPGFGEGRLPNTPPLFSPPPRHHLDPHRLSAEEMGLVAQHPSAFDRVMRLNPMAIESPAMDFSRRLRELAGNSSTPPPVSPSRTNPMHRLLNPFQPSPKSPFLSTPPLPPMPPSSTTPPQPQAKSKSCEFCGKTFKFQSNLIVHRRSHTGEKPYKCQLCDHACSQASKLKRHMKTHMHKAGSMTGRSDDGLSTTSSPEPGTSELTGEGLKSGETDFRNESDPSLGHDNEEEEEEEEEEEELENESRPESSFSMDSELSRNRENGSKSLPDEKSLVLGKVIENVSLGAIQQYNDMLAEKQKRSSFMKRSSDQRDLCPRDLCPRDTGDEDSVVGELDRTEEGTVNGRNFGPGEPFPNLFPRKPTPITSPSLNNSSKRIKVEKDLDLPPATIIPSENVYSQWLVGYAASRHFMKDPFLGFTDSRQSPFATSSEHSSENGSLRFSTPPGDMLDGGLSGRSGTASGGSTPHISGPGPGRPSSKEGRRSDTCEYCGKVFKNCSNLTVHRRSHTGERPYKCELCNYACAQSSKLTRHMKTHGQIGKEVYRCDICQMPFSVYSTLEKHMKKWHGEHLLTNDVKIEQAERS, encoded by the coding sequence gtAAAGATGAGCCTTCAAGCTATATTTGCACAACATGCAAGCAGCCTTTTAATAGCGCTTGGTTCTTGCTTCAGCATGCCCAGAACACACATGGATTCCGCATCTACCTGGAAACAAGCCCTTCAAACAGTTCCCTTACTCCACGCATCACCATCCCTCCTCCTTTGGGACCAGAGACTGTTGCACAGTCCCCGCTGATGAATTTCCTTGGAGACAACAACCCTTTCAATCTTCTACGGATGACAGGACCCATCTTGCGTGAACACCCAGGCTTTGGTGAGGGTCGGCTCCCAAACACGCCTCCACTGTTCAGCCCACCACCTCGTCATCATCTGGATCCACATCGCCTTAGTGCCGAAGAAATGGGGTTAGTTGCCCAGCATCCCAGTGCCTTTGACAGAGTTATGCGTTTAAACCCCATGGCAATTGAGTCCCCAGCGATGGATTTCTCCAGAAGGCTTCGAGAGCTGGCAGGAAACAGTTCCACCCCTCCGCCAGTCTCGCCCAGTCGCACCAACCCTATGCATCGCCTGTTGAATCCTTTCCAGCCAAGTCCTAAATCACCTTTTTTGAGCACCCCGCCATtgccccccatgccccccagcAGCACTACGCCTCCCCAGCCTCAGGCCAAGAGCAAGTCCTGTGAATTCTGTGGGAAAACATTCAAGTTCCAGAGTAACCTTATTGTCCACCGGCGCAGTCACACAGGAGAAAAGCCCTACAAATGTCAGCTCTGTGACCACGCTTGCTCCCAGGCCAGCAAGCTAAAGCGTCATATGAAAACGCATATGCATAAAGCTGGCTCCATGACAGGCAGGTCAGACGATGGACTGTCCACCACGAGTTCCCCTGAGCCAGGCACAAGTGAACTCACTGGAGAGGGACTGAAATCCGGTGAGACAGATTTCAGGAACGAGAGCGATCCTTCCCTGGGTCATGACaatgaagaagaggaagaggaggaggaggaggaagaggagctggaAAATGAGAGCAGGCCAGAGTCAAGCTTCAGTATGGACTCAGAACTGAGTCGTAACCGAGAAAATGGTTCCAAATCGCTGCCAGATGAGAAGTCCCTCGTCCTGGGAAAAGTCATAGAGAATGTAAGTCTTGGTGCCATCCAGCAATACAACGACATGCTAgctgagaaacagaagagaagtagCTTCATGAAAAGGTCTTCTGACCAGCGAGACTTGTGTCCTCGAGACCTCTGTCCGAGAGACACAGGTGATGAAGACTCGGTGGTAGGAGAGCTGGACCGCACCGAGGAAGGGACGGTCAATGGAAGAAACTTTGGCCCAGGTGAGCCCTTCCCAAACTTGTTCCCTCGCAAGCCAACACCTATCACGAGCCCCAGTTTAAACAACTCATCTAAAAGAATAAAGGTTGAGAAAGATTTGGACTTGCCACCAGCAACAATAATACCTTCCGAAAACGTTTACTCCCAGTGGCTGGTAGGGTACGCAGCATCGAGGCACTTCATGAAGGATCCGTTTCTAGGATTCACAGACTCCCGACAATCCCCCTTTGCCACCTCTTCTGAGCACTCGTCGGAGAACGGGAGCCTGCGTTTCTCCACCCCGCCGGGGGACATGCTGGATGGGGGGCTCTCAGGGCGCAGCGGCACGGCCAGCGGAGGCAGCACCCCCCACATCAGTGGTCCGGGCCCCGGGCGACCCAGCTCGAAGGAAGGGCGCAGGAGCGATACATGTGAGTACTGTGGCAAGGTCTTTAAGAACTGCAGCAATTTGACGGTGCACCGTCGGAGCCACACTGGAGAGCGGCCTTACAAATGCGAGCTCTGCAACTATGCATGTGCCCAGAGCAGTAAGCTGACACGTCACATGAAAACGCATGGCCAGATAGGGAAGGAGGTCTACCGCTGCGACATTTGCCAGATGCCCTTCAGTGTTTACAGCACCCTGGAGAAACACATGAAAAAGTGGCATGGAGAACATTTGCTGACAAATGACGTCAAAATTGAGCAGGCAGAAAGAAGCtaa